TTTCCCTTCTTTGGCttctccttttcctcctccagcAAATCGGCAATATCCGAGACATCAACAGGGCTGTCGAAGCTTTCGTCTTCGTGAGAATTAGCCTGCAAAGCGTGATTAACCTCGGCGGACTTCAATCGCTGCAATTCGGTCACCCTATCGTCCATTCCGCTagcggcgatgatgcggaCAAGGTGGCATATCTTTGTCTGTCCGATGCGGAGGACGCGCCCGAAGGCCTGGTCTTCCAGGACGTGGTTCCACCAAATGTCAATGAGAATGACACGGTTGGCGATCTGGAAGTCCTttccttcgccgccgctctgcaAGGTAGCAACCTAAAAATTGTGTGTGAGCGCGAGAGTCAGGCTTGGGAATAGAGATTACGCACCAACACGTGCGGAACCACCGTATTGCCATCTTTCAGCACCACCTTACCCGCCGTAAACGCATCAATGGCTCTCTGTCGTCTCTCCCCTCCCATGTCGCCGACAAGGTAAAGGAAGCCGACATTCGCACCACCAAGCATCAAGCCGAGGAGTTTGGCCGTCGCCACGAATTGCGTGAAAACTATGAAACGTAAGTGAGGGAAACTCACATACGAGTTGAATGACATACCCACGATCTTGTCGCCGGGGGCCTCGGACAGCCATGTGGCGATGAtagccatcgccgccgtgagcTTGGTACTGGGTGGCAAAGGGTACTTGTCTTTGCGCAAGGCGCAAGCTACAAAGAAATCACCACTCTTGACTTCACCACTGCCCTTGAGGTTGACGCTGTTTCCCATGCTGTCCCTTCCGGGTTCCTTCAACTTCTGATGCTTTGCCTGTCGGGCGACGTGCCTAAGAGTCTCGAAGTTTAGCTTTGCCTTCATTGGCTTGCCACAACCGGGGCCCAAGCAGTCCTAGTAGAGATCAAGCAGTATGATATTAGCATGCATTTGCATTGCCTGCTGCAACGAGTTGCAAAACGGGACGCACCGGGTAAACCTTGAACTCGAGCTTGATTCGATTTTCTTCGCTGAAGCAGACCTCACAATACGCATGCTCGCACTATCCATGTCCAATGGATCGAGATTAGCAAGAAAGCTAGATTACCTGTAGACAATTACCTGACGAACCTGTTCCAGGAGTGTCGGGACCACCAACGGGTCGTTCATGTCCGCGTTACAGCGCACACACTTTGAGCAGATTTTGGCCCTCTGTTCATCGGCAATGAGGCTAAGCAACGCTCCCACATCAAATGCGCCGCCGTACACGTTGTCATTCCGATCGCGAACATGTTGAATGCCCACCTCGTACTGTTCCATCGCGTCCTTGGTGGTCTGGTTTGCGAGCATCTGGTCGATTAGTGGCACAGTGTCCCCAAGTGCGTGCAGTTTGCTTTGAAGGTCAGTAATTTGTTCCAAAGAGAATGACGCGCGCAGGAGGTTCTCGACATTGAAGAAGTGCGATATGAACTGTCGTCGCTTGACAATGTCGCTCGCGCCTTTTTCGGTCTTGCCCGTGGGCGAGTCGGCAACACAgtcctcgtcatcttcttcacTGTCTGACTGTCTCTTCCCGAAATGAACATCCAGGGCTCTATGGCAGACCACACGAGAGGTTAGAGAAAGGCGATCATGCGCGATACTAGTGAGCAGGTTCAAGGGCTAGCCCAGTGTATACGTACTTCGCAAGGATCTTCTCTTCTAGAGAGAGTTCGACATGGATATCATAAGTCTTGTATCCTGGCAAGTCATCTAAGCGCCAGCCAAGAAAGGTGTGTTTCCACGTTCTATGCATGGAGTAGGTCAGAGGAAGGCCCGTACGGAGACTCGACGCGATCAGCAATagtatacagtatacgcACCGGCGATACATGACCCTGGTGACCAGATCACGGAAATGACTGTTGACCCGGCTGCCGCTCTACAGTTGAGGTAAGCTCAGTGAACAAAAGATGTCAGCCTTGTGCGGCGATAGCACGCTGGTTGCTGACCATGTTCATGTACTGCTCTCGAAAACTTCTGGAGCTCTCCATGCCGTCGCAGCCTACAAACTT
Above is a genomic segment from Purpureocillium takamizusanense chromosome 2, complete sequence containing:
- a CDS encoding uncharacterized protein (TransMembrane:1 (o818-840i)~EggNog:ENOG503NZDD~COG:A) → MAPSGSLENKAETSGTTNFVNNDTLNGIPGTVPPVTPDVPTDGSKRKPDPPQATTERACKVARVAQYKTEETDSDDEMGDADSHSKDDGSQYEDSDGTKSEDEDDECPDGHINKTDAQKPKSTRWYIKNPQEFFARKLHRQHEKEQQRQSKGLSQRSAKGAPPSDEEFEEMMTELISNPLSSVATDRTPTNCDDINEKSNRKKLALIKKAIRKTEGEPPQTLKDREQSTKDFQDLSESVYCFGHNAMKPEGNSWRYKEMQTALRPVQLAAAKWMLERECTPGRPLGGILALGTGLGKTIISFACILGNRPSKEDLQTYAKATLVVVQSRDDAVRWARQVEKHCNEKWADDTTIYDSTGKFSRPSSSSRRTIVIATYQQVRDQYPNPRNQTKRGTGRRRKANASNTPGHLFCVHWFRVILDEAHKITKETTSNYLACLALKGKYRWTLTATPIANTAREFFPLLKFVGCDGMESSRSFREQYMNMSGSRVNSHFRDLVTRVMYRRTWKHTFLGWRLDDLPGYKTYDIHVELSLEEKILAKALDVHFGKRQSDSEEDDEDCVADSPTGKTEKGASDIVKRRQFISHFFNVENLLRASFSLEQITDLQSKLHALGDTVPLIDQMLANQTTKDAMEQYEVGIQHVRDRNDNVYGGAFDVGALLSLIADEQRAKICSKCVRCNADMNDPLVVPTLLEQCEHAYCEVCFSEENRIKLEFKVYPDCLGPGCGKPMKAKLNFETLRHVARQAKHQKLKEPGRDSMGNSVNLKGSGEVKSGDFFVACALRKDKYPLPPSTKLTAAMAIIATWLSEAPGDKIVVFTQFVATAKLLGLMLGGANVGFLYLVGDMGGERRQRAIDAFTAGKVVLKDGNTVVPHVLVATLQSGGEGKDFQIANRVILIDIWWNHVLEDQAFGRVLRIGQTKICHLVRIIAASGMDDRVTELQRLKSAEVNHALQANSHEDESFDSPVDVSDIADLLEEEKEKPKKGKGAPRGAKPGGRGRLSKKKN